The stretch of DNA GAACAGTGGGACCGTGATGATGGGGGATACGAATTCCGTAATGCGCTTGATAAAAATCGATTGCCCAgatctacacccaaagttaatttttagcacattttctggcatcccgatttattccattatatgagctgaaagataacataaaatgttctactccccaatactccccaatcatttgtataatatatatgctagagccaatatgagagagcgaaacaggagacacatttaaatgaaagcttttcgtatagtttgccaaatacacgacccagacagagaaagatatattctcgttcatgttcttctttatcggcttagaaaacaccttccaacttcattttatgatgaggtgtaatattatcacgctcctttataatagcgctggcagctatattgatagcgtggtcgtgtaaagtaacttcgcattccagccggccttggtttgatccccattgacgtcgtatggccttttttttgcacaatcccaaatgaaaagagaaaagaaaacagaaagagatgtctgcacgcatacatacaaaccatttttaagcttcaaaatagctcattatttgcgcatttgactctcatgaccaagaaatggcatcttttctgccaaagatggcatgttttctgccaacgctagtttgggtgtagtagtCGTCAAATGTACATGTCATTCACTGGTTTTGTGTGCTAGTTATGCATGTGCGAAAATCCCTGACTTCCTTGAGCATTTTTTAgggacatatatatatattcctaAATATCCAAAAGCCCAAAAAGAACTACAGAATTCGAGGTGATGGGaatgggaatatacaagatctggagaattaATTCCGTACCCAAAAGGTAAAATTAATCCGTtaggaaatcacagtttcagaagacgagcatgtgcaggattggtggacaaaatTGCCTAAGAAGAATTGACGGCtcgctcgcattttcggcgctACGATGCATGTTTGTAACGTTTTCACTATGTCTCACTCCTCGGTAACTgtcgagtgatttttttttctgaatattatcagaacaaaaataagcttcgaaatcgacccagcaacgatacgatgaacgctattttgagatcgaatgatttgatcaaacatcgtgctcgaaattttttataaatgatagtatgcagtcTAGATTTAGAAAACCgttgtataagcatcatcaaacacaagaatgacttgcaaatgtaaatgtagtatttgtagtaaataaatgagtattttttcatgctaataaaatagatctttttctacaacgaatattttcgatagtaaagatttttggaaaaaaaaagtacagatgagaaggatttttaacccctctggtacagatttaaatgtggcaacactggtgtgAACCACtgtgtccattattttgaacttggGAGCTAGATTATCAGCCGTTCCATGCCGAACCGATGAGGTGGTTCACAGATTTTCATGATttcagattttcaaaatttttattatgggttccttattgcaaaatattagaaccgcattttccgaaaaatgtactttaccttttttctttttccaaaaatgtttttttttcaaaaattcatgacttttgatctactggagcaatttagatgatcggcatattaaattgaagccaatgagctagttatACATGCGTTAAAatcagattttgttttcgtaattttttattgtatttgatctttcttatagtttacatcaTTAAagattataaaatattttttcacattttttcttgaaactgaAGTTTTCTACACAACGTACCCAagtatcagagaggtgttttttggtttttgaatcATGGTGTTTCAAAGATGGCTGTTACTCTAAGAGTACTGAGGGCGCAAGTCACTGAAAAGTCAAGCGTCGGAGTAAAATCCTTGATCGTCAACTGCGGTTGAAAGCCATTCGGAAAATAATGGCTAATCCCAAAATCTCGAACTATGGTTTGACGAAAAAACTGAATGCTGACCGCTGTAATGAGCGGCGAATCCGTCACCTGAAAGCGTTACCGAGCGAATGGACAACCCAACTGAAGCCTCAAATATCAAACCGTGGTCAAAACTCGGGCTCgtaagctgtacgaccaagtgctgacaaAACACGACAGATGTGTCTCCATCGAGGTTGTAATTTATGCGAAAGCCGATTTCAATAAAATCCGGATAAGACCATGAATTCGAAAGCGCTAACGGGAGTGTCTCAACAACCGATTATACCTTTCATTAGGTTCCATGATGATCCAGTTACATTTTGGCCAGATCTAGGCAGCTGTCATTACAGCAAGGACGTGCTGTAACGGTATAACCACTGGTTAGCTCATCTCGAAAAGCTATTTGTCTTCAGTTCCGTCGAATAGGGAAGTATTGGACGATAATGAAGTGGAAGCTGAAGATGAAGGGAGCAATCACCAGCGTCAGTCGGTCAGATAAAGAATTGGCGAATCTTGATGAGCGGTATCAACAGTAAAGTGAGAGAACTTCTTCgaaaaaatgataaattatttggttcctgtttttttaatgaaatatgtatattataATGTGATTATCTTGGTTCATCCTTAGAAAGTGTACCAGAAGAaagaatgtttaaaaaaattaatagttatgatttaatacagatttcgattcTTAAGAtataaaaacgtttttttgaaGTTTCTTAAATCTAAATGCTACCGGGAAGATGAAAAAACGTAATAGCTAGCAATGAACAATACTCCCAGTAACATGTTTcatgtattttgaaaataaagcaccaattttcatattttttatcacCACCGCATAATAGActtgaaaaacaaacaatggcGAGAATGCCATGTTGAAGTATCCAATTTATGTTGACTGATGATTCTTACATTTTTCCATTGTATCAAACGATTAGCGATAATCTGCCAAAATAGCTTACTTATATCTTGTTACTATGATGATCGATGCTTTTATAGAAACGTGTCATTCGCCAGTTCAAATGCGATTGTAACCGGTTTCGAATTGTCATCGACACTCTTGCTTCCGTTGGCTAATTATTATTGACGTTACAAACAAATAGAATCACATGATACCGCAATGACTATCGAAATATCATAAGCATACGACATTCccattgaagaaaattatcttcCAGACGCTGATCATCGCCACTCTGATGATTGTGGCTGCATGCTACGGTCAACAGAAAACATCTCCCTGTCCGTCAGTGTTTCTTTACGACGAAAAGGAAGACACTTCGGACACCTGGTATGGCACCCTGCGGCTAAAAACCAACGTCCCGCTGCATGGCATTTTCATCGACGTAATCTTCGATGGGCAGATTTACGTTTTTGGGGTAGGTCTCCGATTTTCCTCTCCAATATTATATTAATCGACTCTTGTTCCAGGCATACTTCAAGGATGTTACCACCAAAGACAATTTACACTTCCACATTGAAGACAAATCGTACCAGTTGAAAGCAGGGGAAACATTGATTCTGAAATTCTACGTAAAACACTCGGACTACAGTCGGACACCGTTGCTCCGACAGGTTCGTTTCAACGGACAGAATGTTTGCGTGGATGTACCCACCGTTAGACCGAACACAATCAAACCAAACACGGAGGGATCGTATGACCGACCCGTGATTTATCCTCAGGAACCCATAAAGAATGAGAACCATCGCAAAACGTAAGGTTTACAATAGGCTAAAGGATGAAACTATTTATTTATAGTATTTAGAACTTTTCAGAAGTGCTAACAAACCAGGTGTAAATATTCCATCGGTGCAACCTATAAATCCTGTTGTTCATTTAGATACATTTGATACTAACACTCCTGTCTACGCTTCCTCTACTGGCAAATCCTATGATAATTCTGTTTCTTCCAATGTGAAACCCAATTTGATTGTAAATAATTCGGAATCCCAGACTGATCACTTAAATGTGAACCGAAGGTACTTTACTTGTCACCCGTTTGATATGCTCTAACAAGAACGCTTCTCTACAGAATGTCAGAAACGGTGTCCAGTGAGCCGTCCCAAAATCGCAGACGGCCACCTCTGACGAGCAACGAATCTTATGACCCAATCCAGGATCCAACAATCTGGAGAAAGCCTACGAGCAGCTCCTCGCGTGAAACTTCCACATCGAGGCCAGTTCGTCAACCGGTACCAGGTTATGAAAGTAATGAGTATGCCAATAGCAGAACTCCCACTCCCGCGGATGACCGATACTATGATGGGGGCCGCAAAACAACAACCGAAGCCACCGTGTACTTTCGAGGGGATCATCATCAGCAGCGTTCGAAAACGACAACGGAGAAACCGACCTTCTTCCAGGGCGACTATGCCTTTATCAAGAATGTCGAAACATCCGTAAGCGCACTCATTGCTCcttaaaaataatataatcAGCACATATCCCTTTCAGACCCACTACATCAACGCGTACGACGAGGATATCTGCGGCACGATAGTACCGAAAACAAACCCGTTGATAACTCATGGTTCGTCCGCCCAACATGCGCAATTTCCCTGGCACGGAGCCCTGTACCGTTCGTCTGTAACCGAACTGAAGTACCTCTGTGGTACAACACTAATCTCGGAGAGATTATCACTCACGGCAGCTCACTGCGTGGCTAGGGAAAAGAGCCGACGTCCAGTTGAGTCCGGCAGTTTACTGCTGTACTTCGGCAAAACTAATCTGAAACAGTGGAACGGACCAGAGCAGGATGCCAAGGTTGATCAAATTCTAATAAATCCAGACTATAACCACGAGCGGTTTTTCGCCGACATTGCGTTGCTCAAGCTGAAAGGTGATGTTAAATTCGATGCCCTCGTTAGACCGGTTTGTCTGTGGAGCTTCGACGAGGATTACAAGCTCTTGATCAACAAGGTAGGGTTTGTGCCGGGCTGGGGATACACCGAACGGGGACTGGTCAGTGAAGAACTGTCCTTCGCACAGATGCCTGTTGTAGCTCACGAAACATGCATTTGGTCAAATCGGGATTTCTTCAGTAAGGTCACCTCGAATACATCGTTCTGTGCAGGATTTAGAAATGGTGAGTTATGTTAAATGGTTTCCCATTGACTATAGCATGTAATATTGTTTACTTTTCGTAGGTACATCTGTTTGCAACGGCGATAGTGGTGGGGGTATGGTTTTCAAACAGGGCAACCGATGGTTCCTTCGGGGAATTGTTTCGGTTAGCGCTGCGCTGCAGAACAAAGTGAGCTGTGATCCACATCACTATGCGGTGTTTACCGATGTTGCCAAATTCTTGCGTTGGATAAAAAGTTACATGTAATGTTTGTTTGACTTatatattcaaataaatttatacCCGTTGATAGTCGTTATGGAACCGAACAACACAATCAATGTAGCCAAAAATATAAACATTGATATAAAACAAGATCAGAATATTTGATTTCCATTATAATGTGCCATTGATTATAAACTCCTGCTGTATGTTTGTCAAAATGAggtaaaaacaaaaatgtaaattatttgaattgaaATGAATTCAAACTATATAACACTGTACGATTGAATAGATTGCAATCATACTCGCTACTCGAATATTACGTTGAGAAAAAGAAATCCACTATCTTAacgtgaaattcaaaattttatttaagatgcttcggattgtccaatTTGAGCCAAATAACCGTTTTGTTGAACCgtcctgaatcatatttcggacactttgtagtAATATCATGAAATACTTTATCCACTGGTGATATAACTTTTTTCTAaatcaatatcacaattgattctttaaaGTAAACTCTTGGTTTACTCTCATCATATGAggattacatttgaattataacgtAGTaggtaaaaatctaacaacacTACTCATAATCGTTTGTGGTTGACGTTCGCTTAGCGTGTGTACGATAATTaaaccgttcatcaatatttaaatttctctcgtgtttcttCAGTTCTCATCGCCGTTATAAGTTTACTGTTATTATTTGTAAGTATTGcatttgactataaaatataatcaagtgtataGTAATTCTCCttcaaaaaataccaaaataaagtgtctgaaatttgaatcgaacttttttctcacgattcatatttcggacaattgAAATTGGTaataatacagggtctttcagattaaacgctcacgcaaaaaaaatcgaatagctccttataattttttttcgctccatcgatggtaacactgcattccccacttcgggacgataacattcggctactcgttcagtctgatcggatggattttagtgtcaagatgtacaatttacaagaacgtgtatttttcagccgtatggcacccgccatgtttttgatgccaacatctcacacgtcagaagtatttgttttcttcaaaacagcgatccgcgttgacggcagtgagcttcgtttactagtttaggggagcgtcaaagaacagctgattttcagtcggagtgaacgttttcaaaattaaaattatgaatgaaagttAGCTttcccatatcaaattagtattctgtttaaattaaaaacatttttgtttgcaggtggggaaaaagtctcatacgaaaaatgtttatgaagacaactttatattataaagaaaaaaatcagcaacaatgttggaattgtatgaccatatggttgaatgaaagtcagaaatacgtgtttctaataattaaataacataatgtgaaaattttcattcaaactctaaaatttgaaaaccggcttcgtgtcttctaatctggtagagattacactaacgattttgggacccaaattatgactcATTCTTGAaggccaccagacgtcgacgttatcgcgaattaccaatgtaccaccatctgacatatcgtgatgacgatgatgaacttttacagcagagggatagtgagataggcggtaacggtaggtagagtgagatagcgataatcgtgtcatacacctggtatttttagtgaaatcgtattactcgagcaaccgatgaattttaaaatttctcgtcgtcgattacttcctctgagggtacgtgaaggaccgttgctatgttaataagccacaaaatttggaggaacttaaagaagaaataactcggattttcaacagcatcgaaatgtaatgttagagttgtgcatgaagaattttagtcaccgtttaaaacgcgttatctaAAAAAGGGGtgatcacatcgaaaatgtcccaaaataagctttattttcgtttttaaaaataaaaatcggttcacttttgtagaagttattaaaatttgttgcgtgagcgttcaatctgaaagaccccATATAATGTGAGTTTTCATGCCTATTATGAATGCAAAGCGTAGATTCATATAACGCACCGAAATATTGTGAAATCTTGTATAaacagtagggtaacacggggtgagttggacatacggggtgatttggaccacccctttatgtcgaaaagtacggctcaacttgaaaTTTTtctaatgtcatctccttttattgttgaagcgtatgtacctaacgtaaaaaaaaactttggtaaaattcgacaggtggaaggaaacggtagcatgaacaaagcaagcacattgattgccaaaaaatgtgagttttccgatcgaggttttaaggttttttccgctgatttttcgtttattgtgcagtaaagttctgttcgcctacagaagaggaataaTTTGATGCAGCCAacctgtaagtttgataacagtaaataaaattaattgcattttaattttggcATGttgtgacatggacacgtttctatggggtgaattggttctccattgagacttttctttggtctaattgattctagatgccgctgaattacaaaaagaggataagcagacaacgttggaagaaggaggagcttgaaagagcaacgcaggtcaTCAAGAGTAGATTTTTTGACCAAgtttcgaaagtgtttgaaaatcctcgaacaacagtgaaaagatccatgcagaattcgagatggtgtcaatccaatttttctggtctggaatctggccaagacacctggtatcgatcccagaacactgttactgaatTTAGTATTGTCCCAAAACACTTTACATatacataagtatgtttttttctatgaaacacacactggaccaagtcaccccacagacggtccaaatcaccccgcaacaaattttaatgtccaaaaatcatctcttttattttatgatatatttggtaatttgaagcgtgatataatgattaaacattctTGATTgcaagaaaacaagtgtagctcagtatacaatatgacattttttatttaggccgtattggtttggtaatattaggcgatttgcttaggtagTCCAAATTCCCCCTTTTTCCCCTacgcatgtttttcaactacagCCCAGCAAATAGATATGAGGGAAACTGAAAAATGGGGGCATTGTGCAAGTGGATGAAAGAAGAAACGTTGAACCCTTCCTATGTTGCCGTGCGTGCGGGTAACTCATCAACTCACGGTGAAAGTAAGCTTCAAGTTACTCCTGCAGTGGCCACAAGCGAGTCCTGGAATATATTGTATAAAGAAGTAGAACCTGCGAAGAAGTTCATTGAAATGACGAAGCTTCAGAAACTTGAGGAAAGGAAAAGTAAAACTGAATTAAAACGGAAAGAAAAGAAATCCAAACATAAGCTGAGTTGAAGAAGCAGGAAGAACGGatgaagcagaaagaaaaaacttGAAGAACTGGAAAAGAacataaaagtttcaaattcTCGAATTAAGAAAGCGAATTTGGTACAAAaggataatgaaaaataaatgaaactaTGCAACAAACATGAAGAATCAAGATGCAATCTCTGTAAATAAccttgaattattttattgcattgaacaacaaataacttaaattcaaatatataattatcattTAAACACGGTATTACGGTAATTTAAAACATGAAGCTACAACATAAACAAACATCAGTTTGGGGGGAAAATAGGGAAGGGATAAATGCTTGCAAATATCACAAAAGAGGTTGTTGACAATTATTTcatgttaattgaaaaaaaaacaagtggaaAGGTCCATTACAAGTTTACAAGCCATCAATGGTTGCAGACAAGTTTGAGACAAGCCAATTCTTTGTTATTTTCGTATGTTTGGTCATTTTATTGCTTTAGGAATATAAATTGAGTTTAAAACAACAAAATTCCACAAATCGTTGATATAAATGCCACATGGAAAAGGagaaatttttataataaattcaattggaaaaattggaaaaaattgattttttgaaccatttttttttttggaaatgggcaccctactgaaaagttcaaaaatatgggtctaatactTTGTGATGAGATACAACAAAACCAtctattttcacgaaaatttgagaaccgctatatcggtctggcatggaatggctgttatgACGGATTTCGCttcaactcgaccagatgttggtatgaccctctcagaactcaataaaactttctgggcgtgaagaccttacctaattaagcaatttGGGATActtagttttctgaaaatttatctagactaacatatggaaagggctaaaCAGTTTTGATCAGTTTTTTTTACCAATTTTGTTTGCTCGAAAAttgtaagtcctacaaaaaaagGTGATCTATGTAAAAGtcttaggaaaataattgaattttcagaaaaaaaacagaaaaagaatattttttaagattctacactgaaaaatattgatttcaaaaactaaaagtcgattttctcaaaatggtcatttcAGATTTTAAATAAACGATAGATAAactgtagataaatatgtgccctacaactcttccatatgtcacaacttgtgcatatttaagacaaaaaagttttcctaacaaaactttttcaagattttttctcgaaaattttctatttttttttgtacagctATACTgccgcatagttgtcccatgttccaaaataagcaactgagaaaaaggcaatcaaagttttctcgcatatttgtctaccaaaagctttaagcatttcaatttagcaatacaccgggtttttataagcactatactattgtttaatgaaatgtgattcccctcactgaatcaatcatgcttgattacgggtttaaaaattcatggtgggactgttatgcctagaatatcaacatgggacaatcgaacttgatgttttttttttggtatgctgggaacaaacaataattttcttgtgttttccgaaagatcatgcatagaaacatcgttttatgaagaaatgagtgatctgcgaCACCTTcgtagaatataaatctcattgttattaggcattcgctaactaggtgtacacgtgttctggtaaactttttcttatttgtttgagaataagttcgttcttccaaaccagaaatgtgtGCATTAGCCTTGCTGAAGGTGTGACATGAagttcttgtacttgaaccgatttattcgatatgaatcttcaaaaaatacatggtgggacagttatgaatagaatatcagcACGGGACAATTGTTGTTGTtcttttaaaagctgggaacaaactatatattttttgtgtttttttctgtaagattatgcataaaaacaacgttttatgaagaaaagtgaaaatcgtcaaaaagtaacatgggacaactatgtgtagaacggcagtataggaaaaatcaataacaggtggaaatggatttatggtgacccttggatgctaaagtacagttttcagcttatttttgtagtcaaatacaatatgtttcaattcaaaGAGCAAGgacagctctcaaacaatagccatctgccaaaaatccttgcaaatcctggagatcacggcttgactcatgttgctaaacaatgttacacttttctttgttgaattctgatgactacgcagaaacaaaataatgctatttATTTTCCCTCACTTTATATTTGCTGCCGATCACGTCtagtaattttcaaacaactgcagagcCATTCTATTCATCCGTTAGGTATCTAtacaatccatttattattatcatatctacagtgacttACAGTGACTCTTGATAGATacctaaatctacaacaactattcgatacctaactgaccgatcaagagatttttggcagatggctatcgtttgagagctgtcgttgctctctgaattgGAACATACACCCGtacctcgctttacggtctAGATTggttccacgaaacttggccgcaaagcgaaaagccgtatgaggaatcaattattctaatacaaattcatataaGTTCAATCGGACCGgttcgttcgcttagtaagcgatcgatcgtgagttcaaaactcagggccctcattgaccatctttgtgttgttacagaatagctacgtccacgcaacaatcatcagcgatggagatcgacccacggtcgaaataagatcgattcatccatacaactgctctgctctgccagacacatcgggctactgttctataaataactcaacaatgatcaaacaactgtctccgctgtccggtggtccaactggataatggaagaacagaaata from Toxorhynchites rutilus septentrionalis strain SRP chromosome 3, ASM2978413v1, whole genome shotgun sequence encodes:
- the LOC129775034 gene encoding transmembrane protease serine 9-like isoform X1, which codes for MKTLIIATLMIVAACYGQQKTSPCPSVFLYDEKEDTSDTWYGTLRLKTNVPLHGIFIDVIFDGQIYVFGAYFKDVTTKDNLHFHIEDKSYQLKAGETLILKFYVKHSDYSRTPLLRQVRFNGQNVCVDVPTVRPNTIKPNTEGSYDRPVIYPQEPIKNENHRKTSANKPGVNIPSVQPINPVVHLDTFDTNTPVYASSTGKSYDNSVSSNVKPNLIVNNSESQTDHLNVNRRMSETVSSEPSQNRRRPPLTSNESYDPIQDPTIWRKPTSSSSRETSTSRPVRQPVPGYESNEYANSRTPTPADDRYYDGGRKTTTEATVYFRGDHHQQRSKTTTEKPTFFQGDYAFIKNVETSTHYINAYDEDICGTIVPKTNPLITHGSSAQHAQFPWHGALYRSSVTELKYLCGTTLISERLSLTAAHCVAREKSRRPVESGSLLLYFGKTNLKQWNGPEQDAKVDQILINPDYNHERFFADIALLKLKGDVKFDALVRPVCLWSFDEDYKLLINKVGFVPGWGYTERGLVSEELSFAQMPVVAHETCIWSNRDFFSKVTSNTSFCAGFRNGTSVCNGDSGGGMVFKQGNRWFLRGIVSVSAALQNKVSCDPHHYAVFTDVAKFLRWIKSYM
- the LOC129775034 gene encoding vitamin K-dependent protein C-like isoform X3, which translates into the protein MKTLIIATLMIVAACYGQQKTSPCPSVFLYDEKEDTSDTWYGTLRLKTNVPLHGIFIDVIFDGQIYVFGAYFKDVTTKDNLHFHIEDKSYQLKAGETLILKFYVKHSDYSRTPLLRQVRFNGQNVCVDVPTVRPNTIKPNTEGSYDRPVIYPQEPIKNENHRKTMSETVSSEPSQNRRRPPLTSNESYDPIQDPTIWRKPTSSSSRETSTSRPVRQPVPGYESNEYANSRTPTPADDRYYDGGRKTTTEATVYFRGDHHQQRSKTTTEKPTFFQGDYAFIKNVETSTHYINAYDEDICGTIVPKTNPLITHGSSAQHAQFPWHGALYRSSVTELKYLCGTTLISERLSLTAAHCVAREKSRRPVESGSLLLYFGKTNLKQWNGPEQDAKVDQILINPDYNHERFFADIALLKLKGDVKFDALVRPVCLWSFDEDYKLLINKVGFVPGWGYTERGLVSEELSFAQMPVVAHETCIWSNRDFFSKVTSNTSFCAGFRNGTSVCNGDSGGGMVFKQGNRWFLRGIVSVSAALQNKVSCDPHHYAVFTDVAKFLRWIKSYM
- the LOC129775034 gene encoding transmembrane protease serine 9-like isoform X2 encodes the protein MKTLIIATLMIVAACYGQQKTSPCPSVFLYDEKEDTSDTWYGTLRLKTNVPLHGIFIDVIFDGQIYVFGAYFKDVTTKDNLHFHIEDKSYQLKAGETLILKFYVKHSDYSRTPLLRQVRFNGQNVCVDVPTVRPNTIKPNTEGSYDRPVIYPQEPIKNENHRKTANKPGVNIPSVQPINPVVHLDTFDTNTPVYASSTGKSYDNSVSSNVKPNLIVNNSESQTDHLNVNRRMSETVSSEPSQNRRRPPLTSNESYDPIQDPTIWRKPTSSSSRETSTSRPVRQPVPGYESNEYANSRTPTPADDRYYDGGRKTTTEATVYFRGDHHQQRSKTTTEKPTFFQGDYAFIKNVETSTHYINAYDEDICGTIVPKTNPLITHGSSAQHAQFPWHGALYRSSVTELKYLCGTTLISERLSLTAAHCVAREKSRRPVESGSLLLYFGKTNLKQWNGPEQDAKVDQILINPDYNHERFFADIALLKLKGDVKFDALVRPVCLWSFDEDYKLLINKVGFVPGWGYTERGLVSEELSFAQMPVVAHETCIWSNRDFFSKVTSNTSFCAGFRNGTSVCNGDSGGGMVFKQGNRWFLRGIVSVSAALQNKVSCDPHHYAVFTDVAKFLRWIKSYM